The following are encoded together in the Strongyloides ratti genome assembly S_ratti_ED321, chromosome : 2 genome:
- a CDS encoding Proteasome subunit beta type-2 — translation MSGLHFLAGIRTDDYVILASDKSGFAYGAVVLTEDQKKEYQLGEKLYMTLMGEDGDCSTFGDFAQKNLHLYQLRNGYEIGPRSAHHWLRSHIAKSLRSRDAYQVELLLGGYDDYEKKAFLGSIDYLGNGIPDQNYLFRGFCGRFCYAIMDNMYRRNMSEEDGLVALRKCLEEGKKRFIANVPKFSVMVIDKNGVRHLEDIVL, via the exons ATGTCTGGACTACATTTTTTAGCTGGTATTCGTACTGATGACTATGTTATACTTGCTTCAGATAAAAGTGGATTTGCATATGGAGCTGTTGTTTTAACTGAAG atcaaaaaaaagaatatcaGTTAGGAGAAAAGTTGTACATGACACTTATGGGAGAAGATGGTGATTGTTCAACATTTGGAGATTTTgcacaaaaaaatttacatttatatcAATTGAGAAATGGTTATGAAATTGGACCTCGATCAGCTCATCATTGGCTTCGCAGTCATATAGCTAAATCACTCAGATCTCGTGATGCTTATCAAGTTGAATTACTTTTAGGTGGTTATGATGACTATGAAAAGAAAGCATTTTTAGGGTCTATTGATTATCTTGGAAATGGAATACCAGATCAA aattatcTTTTTCGTGGATTTTGTGGACGTTTCTGTTATGCTATAATGGATAATATGTATAGAAGAAATATGTCTGAAGAGGATGGTCTTGTTGCACTTAGAAAGTGCCTTGAAGAAGGAAAGAAACGTTTTATTGCCAATGTACCAAAATTCAGTGTTATGGTAATTGATAAGAATGGCGTTAGACATTTGGAAGAcattgttttataa